From Pseudodesulfovibrio sp. S3, one genomic window encodes:
- a CDS encoding ATP-binding cassette domain-containing protein → MIVLNDIHKHYGRVRANDGISLTLEPGRIYALVGENGAGKSTLMRILAGHTRPTSGTLTFGGETITYLTPTLAREKGVGMLYQDPLDFPAMPVWENFQLGAPKRTKREVVDIIGELSFRLDACFLPDEPVSSLTVGERQLLELLRLLDLGASTLILDEPTTGITPEQKQDLFDLLMKLAREEGHTIVLVTHKLSEAFEMADSIFIMRQGALVGTLTPPYDEKELVSLMFGETADSEAAPLPEPPAPGGTPRLVMHDALFAGPKYSMGNLNFTARPGECIGLAGLDGSGQELFLRGLCGLDRMPGGSFDLDGITHRNNDFNTLRKAGVQFVPADRLNLALFPALNLMEHITLAFPDREGDLTDFYQSQCVEGFNLQAHPETQAVELSGGNQQRLLLSLIPDQTKLLLMEHPTRGLDAGSARQVWNHLKERCANGSTMIFFSPDLDEVLEHSHRVIVFYDRAIAAVVEGEDISMNVVGALMAGKNYADIKEAGA, encoded by the coding sequence ATGATCGTCCTCAACGACATACATAAGCATTACGGTCGGGTTCGGGCCAATGACGGTATCAGTCTGACCCTCGAACCCGGCCGTATTTATGCCCTTGTGGGTGAGAACGGTGCCGGCAAGTCCACGCTCATGCGCATTCTTGCCGGGCATACCCGCCCCACGTCCGGGACACTGACCTTCGGCGGGGAAACCATCACCTATCTCACCCCGACCCTGGCCAGAGAAAAGGGCGTGGGCATGCTCTACCAGGACCCACTGGACTTCCCGGCCATGCCCGTATGGGAGAATTTCCAGCTCGGCGCGCCCAAGCGTACCAAGCGGGAAGTGGTGGATATCATCGGCGAGCTGTCCTTCCGCCTGGACGCCTGTTTCCTGCCCGACGAGCCGGTCTCAAGCCTGACCGTGGGCGAGCGCCAACTACTGGAACTGTTGCGGTTGCTGGACCTCGGCGCATCCACCCTGATCCTGGACGAACCCACCACCGGCATCACCCCGGAGCAGAAACAGGACCTCTTCGACCTGCTCATGAAGCTGGCCCGCGAGGAGGGACACACCATCGTCCTGGTCACGCACAAATTGTCCGAGGCCTTTGAGATGGCCGACTCCATCTTCATCATGCGCCAGGGTGCACTGGTGGGCACCCTGACCCCGCCCTACGACGAAAAGGAACTGGTTTCCCTCATGTTCGGAGAGACCGCCGACAGCGAGGCGGCCCCCCTTCCCGAACCGCCGGCACCCGGCGGGACGCCCCGCCTGGTCATGCATGACGCCCTGTTCGCCGGGCCCAAGTATTCCATGGGCAACCTGAATTTCACGGCGCGACCGGGTGAATGTATCGGCTTGGCCGGGCTGGACGGCTCGGGCCAGGAACTGTTCCTGCGCGGCCTGTGCGGCCTTGACCGCATGCCGGGCGGGTCTTTCGATTTGGACGGCATCACGCACCGAAACAACGATTTCAACACCCTGCGCAAGGCGGGCGTGCAGTTCGTGCCCGCAGACCGCCTGAATCTGGCCCTGTTTCCGGCCCTGAACCTCATGGAGCACATCACCCTGGCCTTCCCGGACCGCGAGGGCGACCTGACCGATTTCTACCAGTCCCAGTGCGTGGAAGGATTCAATCTCCAGGCCCACCCGGAGACCCAGGCCGTGGAGCTGTCCGGGGGCAACCAGCAGCGGCTCCTGCTCTCGCTCATCCCGGACCAGACCAAACTCCTGCTCATGGAGCACCCCACGCGCGGCCTGGACGCCGGTTCGGCCCGACAGGTCTGGAATCACCTCAAGGAACGGTGCGCCAACGGTTCCACCATGATCTTCTTTTCCCCGGACCTGGACGAGGTGCTGGAACACAGTCACCGGGTCATCGTCTTCTACGACCGGGCCATTGCAGCCGTGGTCGAGGGCGAGGACATCTCCATGAACGTCGTCGGCGCGCTCATGGCCGGAAAGAACTATGCGGACATCAAGGAGGCGGGCGCATGA
- the greA gene encoding transcription elongation factor GreA, with protein MDRIPISRQGYEKITKELADLKAQRPAIIQAIKEAREEGDLSENAGYDAARERQGMLEARITYINSRMPLFDVLDLDTLSGDRAIFGSTVEVEDLDTDEVRTFTLLGPDDADHKNGTISVLSPMGQAIVGKEVGDEAIVDAPRGRIEYEILSVKFLGAAGLNIK; from the coding sequence ATGGATCGCATTCCCATCTCTAGGCAAGGGTATGAGAAGATCACCAAGGAACTGGCCGACCTGAAAGCCCAGCGTCCTGCCATCATTCAGGCCATCAAGGAAGCTCGCGAAGAAGGCGATCTGTCCGAAAACGCCGGTTATGATGCCGCTCGCGAACGTCAGGGCATGCTGGAGGCTCGTATTACCTACATCAATTCCCGCATGCCTTTGTTCGACGTGCTCGATCTGGACACCCTGTCCGGCGACCGCGCCATTTTCGGTTCTACCGTGGAAGTGGAGGACCTTGACACCGACGAGGTGCGTACCTTTACGCTGCTCGGCCCGGATGACGCGGACCACAAGAACGGTACGATATCCGTGCTTTCCCCCATGGGGCAGGCCATTGTCGGCAAGGAAGTGGGGGATGAGGCCATCGTCGATGCCCCCCGCGGCCGCATCGAGTACGAAATCCTTTCCGTCAAGTTCCTCGGTGCTGCCGGATTGAATATAAAATAG
- a CDS encoding BMP family ABC transporter substrate-binding protein: MLQLRSLAALAMGVCLLVALGCSSEPKKEEAKSEAPATVEAPKEEAKPLTVGLILVGPYNDKGYSQAQYEGGKYVEAHLPGATLIYLDKVNPADRPGLTIPQVADDLIEKGATLIIAGSDDMKDGIVEAAAMHPETTFIHASGDAVWTGKAPANLGNLFARMVYSKMMAGFTAAMTTQTGKIGVVGPLINEETRRLMSAAYLGASYAWTQVRGKDIKDLSFNVKWIGFWFNIPGVTADPTQVAGSLYDAGYDVLISGIDTPEVVTVAKQRAAAGKNVWALPYDFEKACEGQGAICLGVPYFNWGPGFLRIAKQVVDGSYTSSFEWDAPYWADINDHDNSPVGFMPGEGMSPDTKAELDKFIAKLGSGELNLFTGPLNYQDGTPFLKAGEKATDKQIWYMPQLLEGMEGLSSPE, from the coding sequence ATGTTGCAATTACGTTCCCTAGCTGCGCTTGCCATGGGCGTCTGTCTGCTCGTGGCCCTCGGCTGCTCGTCCGAGCCCAAGAAGGAAGAAGCCAAATCCGAAGCCCCGGCCACGGTCGAGGCACCAAAAGAAGAGGCCAAACCCCTGACCGTCGGCCTGATCCTGGTCGGCCCATACAACGACAAGGGATACAGCCAGGCCCAGTATGAGGGCGGCAAATACGTCGAGGCCCACTTGCCCGGCGCAACACTGATCTACCTGGACAAGGTCAATCCGGCCGACCGGCCCGGCCTGACCATCCCCCAGGTGGCTGACGACCTCATCGAAAAAGGCGCCACCCTGATCATCGCCGGTTCCGACGACATGAAGGACGGCATCGTCGAAGCCGCCGCCATGCACCCGGAAACGACCTTTATCCATGCTTCCGGCGACGCGGTCTGGACCGGCAAGGCCCCGGCCAACCTCGGCAACCTGTTCGCCCGCATGGTCTATTCCAAGATGATGGCCGGCTTCACCGCCGCCATGACCACCCAGACCGGCAAGATCGGCGTGGTCGGCCCGCTGATCAACGAAGAGACCCGCCGCCTCATGTCCGCTGCCTACCTCGGCGCCAGCTACGCCTGGACCCAGGTGCGCGGCAAGGACATCAAGGACCTCTCCTTCAACGTCAAATGGATCGGCTTCTGGTTCAATATCCCCGGCGTAACCGCCGACCCGACCCAGGTTGCCGGCTCCCTGTATGACGCCGGTTACGACGTGCTCATCTCCGGCATCGACACACCCGAGGTCGTGACCGTGGCCAAGCAGCGGGCTGCCGCAGGCAAGAACGTCTGGGCGCTCCCCTACGACTTTGAAAAGGCCTGCGAGGGCCAGGGTGCCATCTGCCTCGGCGTCCCGTACTTCAACTGGGGTCCGGGCTTCCTGCGCATCGCCAAACAGGTGGTTGACGGCTCCTACACATCCTCCTTCGAATGGGATGCCCCCTACTGGGCGGACATCAACGACCACGACAACTCCCCGGTCGGCTTCATGCCCGGCGAGGGCATGAGCCCGGATACCAAGGCCGAACTCGACAAGTTCATCGCCAAACTCGGTTCCGGCGAACTCAACCTCTTCACCGGCCCCCTCAACTACCAGGACGGCACCCCGTTCCTGAAGGCCGGGGAAAAGGCCACAGACAAGCAGATATGGTACATGCCCCAACTGCTTGAGGGTATGGAAGGACTCTCTTCCCCAGAATAA
- a CDS encoding RluA family pseudouridine synthase, with protein MTIPPGLKIVFEDDAIVVVDKPSGLLSVPGKGEANQDCVVARVKALYPGCMDQPSVHRLDQDTSGLLVLALTESAHRTLSVQFMDRLVGKRYTALIDGVLTDQAGIIELKFRLDPDNRPYQVYDPVNGKNGVTHWRNLGVENGRTRVEFMPHTGRTHQLRLHSAHEKGLGFPIVGDRLYGTGTAPGQLKLHASTLRFRHPVTRESMDFVSPAPF; from the coding sequence ATGACCATTCCCCCCGGATTGAAGATCGTGTTCGAGGACGACGCCATTGTGGTGGTGGACAAGCCCAGCGGCCTTTTGTCCGTACCGGGCAAGGGCGAGGCCAATCAGGATTGCGTGGTGGCCCGCGTCAAGGCCCTGTACCCGGGGTGTATGGACCAACCGTCCGTGCACCGGCTCGACCAGGACACCTCCGGCCTGCTGGTTCTGGCCCTGACCGAATCGGCGCACCGCACCCTGTCGGTCCAGTTCATGGACCGGCTGGTGGGCAAGCGCTATACCGCACTCATCGACGGCGTGCTCACGGATCAGGCAGGGATCATCGAGCTGAAGTTCCGTCTCGACCCGGACAACCGGCCATATCAGGTATATGACCCGGTCAACGGCAAGAACGGTGTCACCCATTGGCGCAATCTCGGGGTGGAGAACGGGCGCACCCGCGTGGAGTTCATGCCGCATACCGGCCGTACCCACCAACTCCGGCTGCACTCCGCCCACGAAAAGGGGTTGGGCTTTCCCATTGTCGGCGATCGCCTTTACGGCACCGGCACGGCACCGGGGCAGCTCAAGCTGCACGCCTCGACTCTGCGCTTCCGGCATCCCGTCACCAGGGAGAGCATGGATTTTGTTTCTCCGGCCCCCTTTTGA